The following DNA comes from Streptomyces sp. NBC_00690.
GTTGTCATGGGGCGCCCCGCGTCCTTCTCCTCAGTCCTTGTCCTTGGTGATGACGGTCCCGTGGGTGGTGCAGCGGATGTCCGCACTCTTCACCGGGCAGTTGTTGCCGAGCGTCGTGGAAACGACGGTGTTGTCGAGACGCAGATCGCCGAAGGTCCGTCGATCCGTGGTGATCGAGAAGGTGATGGTTGCGGACTCGCCAGCCGCTAGTGTCCCTTCCCAGGTCAGGATGGGCTCGCTGTAGTCGACGGCTCCGATCGTCGCGGTGGCGTCGTCGTTGTACTGGGCATCGTCGAGGAGACGGGACAGGTCGTCGCTGAAGCTCGCGGACACCGGCGCGGCTCCCGTGTTGCGTACCGTGACGGTGTAGTTCACGGTGGCTCCCGCCTTCACGGCCGAGGGCCCCTTCTGCTTCTTGATGATCTCCACCGACGGTACGTCCGTGGTGGCGGTGCTGGTGTTGTTCGCCGGGTTCGGGTCCGGTTCCCGCCCCGTGACGGTGGCCGTGTTGGTGACGGTGGTGACGTCTGCGGCGATGGTTCCCGAGAACTGGACGGTGACGCTGTCGCCGTCGGCGAGCGCTGCTCCGGTGCAGGTCAAAGTGGCCGACCCGATGGCGCAGCCCGGACTGTCGGTCGTCACACCCCTCAATGAGTCGGGAAGCGGGTCGCTGAGTGTCCAGCCGGTGGAGGCAGCGGGACCGTGATTGGTGACGGTCAGGGTGTAGGTGACGCGTTCGCCCGAACCGGCGGTGGCAGGCCCGGTCTTCTCGACGCCTAGATCGACGAGGAATGGTCGGTAGGGGACCGTGACCGTGCCACTGGTCGCCCGTGCGGTCTGCCCCTGTCGATCAGCGCCGCTCGCCGTGGCCGTGTTGACCACCTGCCCGGCCTGTACGTCGGCGGCCGTGGTGATGTGTGTCGCGGTGCACCGCAGGGTGGCGCCCGGAGCCAGCACGATCGTCGGGCACATCACATCTGGCGTGCCCGGGCCGTCATCGGTGACGGTGACCTGGGGCAGTTGGGTGCGTCCCGTGTTCGTGACCCGATAGACGTAGTGCAGCGTCTCGCCCGCTGCCGTGAACGCCGGTTCGAAGACGGCCTTCTGGACCGCCAGTGAGCGCAGGGGAACGACGACGGTGTTGCTGGTGCCGCTGAGTCGGGTGCCTGCTTCGGTGGTACCCGTGACTGTCGCCGTGTTGGTGATGGTGCCCGTCGCGGCATCCGCCGCGGTCGCGGTGTACAGCGCGTTGCAGGTCACGGAGGCCCCCGGGGCCAATGGCCCGGTCGGGCAGGTGACCGTAGGGCTGCCCGGCCCGTTGTCGGTGACCGTCACATCTGTCAAGGGTTCGTCGGCGTGGTTGGTGACGCGGTACGCGTAGTGAAGTTGCTGCCCTGAGCTGAACGACGCTTCGGCGGCTGCCTTCACCAACGACGGGCCGGGAGCGGTGACCGTCAAGGTCGCTGCCGCTGGGGCATCGAGCCCGGTCAGGGAGAGGTCCCCGGGGGTGTTGGTGTAGACGCCCTCGTTGGCCGCAGTGACATCGACGGTCATCGTGCACGACGCCGCACCGGTCTCCAGGTTCGCGTTGGCCAGCATCACCGTGGACGTTCCGGCGCCTGCGGTGACGGTCCCGTCCCCGCAGGTCGTGGACGCGTTCGGCGAGGCGGCCACCACCACACCGGCGGGCAGCGTGTCCGTGAAGGCGAAACCGTCCTTCGCCGCCAGATCGCTGGTGTTGGTGACGGTGAACGTCAGCTGTGACACCGCGTTCTCGGAGACCGTCGACGGGTTGAACTCCTTGTCGAGCTGGGGAGTCACATCCAGGATGCTGATGTTGTCGAACGCGTGGTCGTTGCCGCCTCCGCCCCCATTGGCGTTCACCATCTTGATGCCCACGGAAGTACCGGTGAACAGGACCGATCCATCGCTGGCGAACGACCCCGCCTCCACGTCCTTGTCCCCGGCGTCGTACGTCTGCGCCCGTGGATCGGTGCAGGGGTCGATGGGGCTGGTGAACGTGGGGACGTCCGGTCCCGAGCCGGTGAGATAGAACTCCAACTGCGGTCCTGACGCGAAGCAGTTGATCGCGGCGACATCGACCGAGAAGGTGATGAACCGACTGTCGGTCACCAGCGGGATCGGATCGACCGTCGCGAACTCCGTCAGGTCCGCCCCCGGGCTTCCAGCGGTCCAGGCGGAGACGGCATGGTTGACCGTCGGATCGGCCGAGCCCCCGACCTGGCCCAGTACCCCCGCCATGTCCCGCAGATCGAGCATCGCCACCGAGCTCGCGCTCTCGCAATCCGGCTGGTCCTCACCTGATTCGGTCAGGATGATGCCGTTGCACTGCGTCGGATCCAGCCAGTTCGGGTCAGCGGTGTACGTGGCGTTCACCGGCGGCGCTCCGACGTACTCGTCGAGCAGGATCGGCGTGGGGCCCGTACCGTTCTCGAAGTCCTCCAGGAAGACCTCGACGGGGTCCTGCGGCACACCCGGAGTCCCCGGTAGTGCCCGTACCACCGCGGCTGCCGACGACGGAGTCGCCCGGGCAGTGGTCGCGGTCGGTACGGTCACAACTGCCATTGCGCACAGGACGGCACCGAGCCGCCGCCCACGGGAAGTACCACGCATCTCGCTGCGCACTCCGCTCCTGGATTCCGTCCCCCGTGGGAGGGATAGCACAGTGCGGTGGCTCGGTGTGGCAAGAGCCCGGTGTGGCGACGAGGCGCATCACTCGTACGGGCCCGGACCGGGAGGCACCCGGGCGGCGGCCACCTCGACGACGTTCGAGACGGCCGGCCATGGGCTGCTGCTGCGACCGTATGGGCTCGCCGGCGACCGCGGCCGACGCCGCCGTTCGGTCGATGTCCGACCCTTGTCATCCCGATGTCGAGTATCGGGTGCCAAGACGACTCCGCAAAGGGGGTATTCACTGCCGCACATAGCCGAGGGCCGGATACATGAGTGGAGCCAGGACATCCGTCGTCAGCCGATGTCCCCGGTCGTGTCGACGGCACGGGTGGCGACATCCGCGGCGCGACGTGCCGACTTGGCCTCCTTCTCCGCCGTCCGGACACGCTTCGCGGTCTCGTTCGCCTGGGACCTGGCCGCGGTCCGATCTTCGCGGGCCTGATCCAGCTGGGTTCTGAGGGTCGCGATGCGTTCTTCCGCGTCTGCGAGTCGCGTGGTGGCCCGCTCGTGTTCCTGCTCGACAACGCGGAGCGCGTGCTCCTTCTCGCCGGCCTCCGTGGCGGCGGTGCGTGCGGCTTTCCGAGCGGCCTCCCGACGCGCCCGCTCCTTCGTCCCCTTCTTCTTCTCGGCAGATCCGATGGCAGGTGCCGACGGGGCCCTCGGTGAACCGGTGTCGGCCCCGTCGGGCGCGGAGCGTCGGGTGGTGGCCGACCGAGGAGGCGCCACTTCGGGTTCCAGTCCGGCGAACCCGATGGATACGTCCCCGGCCTTCACCAGGCAACCAGCGGCCCAGCCTTCGGCGGTCGCGGGGTCGGCGAGCACGGCACGGAGCGTACGTTCCACCTCCTGGTGCACTCCCTCCGTGACCGGTTGCCCCGCTTCCTCCGCGAGGGTGACCGCGTTGCGGGCGAGCGTGGTGATGACCTGGTGCTGTTGGTGGCTCAGCTCCCTCAGCCGGGCGGGGTCGAGCGTGCGGTGCGCTTCCCGCAGGGCCTGCCCAAGCCGCAGAAACCGTTCGGTCTCGTCGGGGTCGTTGCGGGCGATGAGGTTCGCAGCCCATGCCGCGAGCGTCGGGCGCCGCAGCTCAGTGATCCGTCGGGCGGTCTGCTTGTCGCCCGCCTGACGGGCTTGCGCAGCGTACGCATCGCGGGCGGCGATGAACTCCGATGGCTTCATTCCGTACAACTCGGCGGCGATCTGCTCCACATCCACACCCCTAGCCTCCACCCGCTCTCCCGTACAGCCAGGTGGAACACGCGCAGAGCTGCGCACATATCCGGCTCCCGCGGGCCGGCGCTTCCCTCGGGGGCGTTGCACCGGGAGAGCGGAAGGGTTCCGCCGACGTGCCGGCCATGGAACTTCGAGTGGCGGGTAGGCGTTCTCACAGGGACGCGCGGAAGTCACGCGGACGAGCGAATTAGGTAGCCGAGGTGGCACGGATGGCGATGTGGGACCGGATCAAGGACCAGGCAAAGGGCCTGCAGCAGGCGCAGGGGACACGGAGCTCCAGCGGCCACGGACGGCCGGCGGCAGGAGCCAGCGGGGGATCGAAGGCCCAGCTCGTAGGTCTGCTCAAGTCCCAGCTCGGCTCCCTCAAGACCGAGCTCAAGAGCGGTTCCTACCGCGATGCGAGCATGGCCATGTGCGCATTGGTCGCGGCTGCCGACGGATCGGTGGACCCGGCCGAGCGGCAGCACGTGGAGTCGCTGATCCTGCAGAACGACGTCTTGCAGAACTTCCCGCCGGAGCAACTGCGCCAGCGGTTCAACAAGCACGTCGATCAATTGATGTTCAACTTCCCGCAGGGCAAGGCCGAGGCCATGCAGGAGATCGCCAAGGCGGCCAAGAAGCCGATGGAGGCCAAGGCGGTCGTGCAGACCGGCTTCGTCGTCGCTGGAGCAGATGGCTACATCGCTCCGGCAGAGGCGCAGATCCTGCGGGAAGCCTGTATGGCACTCGGTGTGTCCCCGCAGGAGTTCGGCCTCTGATCAAGCCCTGGGGCACGGTCGCCCAGAGCTAGCCGCGCATGGCCCGGTCCCCCGGCATCGATATCGATGCCGGGGGACCGGGCTTGCTGCGTTCAACAGCGGATGTCGGACGGGACTCGACGGCCGGCTGCGGCGCGCGGCTCAATGCGACCGGGCGGCCTGGGCTTCAGCAGTTGTCTTCAGATCGCGCAGCCACGCTTCGAGTCCCTGGCCGAGGACCTCGGTCGCGAAGGGGACGTTCGCGTCGACCTGAGGGCCGGTGTGGGTCTCCTCGGTGCTCACCCGGACACCTCCCTTGACCTTCGTGAAGGTCCATACATGGATGCCGTCGATATGCAGCCCCTCACCGATCGCGGGGCCGGTCCAGCGGATGCAGGAGTTGCGCTTGAGCTGCTCGACGGTCGACGTGATGTCCAAACTGGTGGCGGGTGTGACGGGGTTGGGCGGTACCGGGGTCGTCCACCGGAACGCGGAACCCTCCCGCAGGGGCCCGTGGTCCAGGCGGTCCACCCGGGTTACCGGTGCCTGCCAGGACGGCCAGCGCTCGACGTCGGTCTGAAGCTTCCAAATGGTCCGCAGCGGTGCATGGATCACCGTTTCGGTGCGGTGACGGACGAGTGCGTCGGGGTCGACGCCCTCCCCACGGCAGGTGAGGGGCTTCACGGGGTGGGGCGGGGTGGCCCCGGCCGGCGTGACGGCGGCACCAAGAAGGCCGATGACGAGCGGGACGGTGAACAGGGCGGCGCGAATGCCGGTGTTGCGGATGCCGGGCACGGAGTTCCCCTTGTCGGTTGGTGACGGTTCCTCTGCTGAGCGCGTGTCCGCCGTCAGTTGGGCGCCTGGTCTCTCGGCAGGCGCGCCGGGTGGTCGTCGACGGTGTTCGGCGACCCTTCCCACCAGGTTCCGGAAGGTGCGTGTTCTTGGTGGTGGGCGGGTGCCGGTTCACCGTGCGGACAGGTTGTGGTGACGGGCTGGACGGAACTCGATGAATAGAAGCTCTTGTGTTCGTTAGAAGTTATAACTCTCTGCATTGCGTGAGGTCAACGATTACGTGATGGCTTCTCACGAAACTTGGAAGCTGTAACCTCAGGGGCCAGGGAGGTGGCAGAAATGCAGGAGACGGGTGCTGCAACACCGAGGGAGCGCTATCGCGCCCAGGTGCGTGCGGAGATCAAGGAACACGCCTGGGAGCAGATCGCCACGGCGGGAGCGTCCGCGCTCTCCCTCAATGCGATCGCCAAGCGGATGGGCGTCAGCGGACCCGCGCTCTATCGCTACTTCGCCAGCAGGGACGACCTGATCACCGAACTCATCAGGGAGGCGTACCGAAGCCTCGCCGAGACCCTCCGATCAGCCACCGCCGAGGGTGCCGATCTGGCTGAGTTGGCACACGTCCTGCGCCGCTGGGCCCTGGAGGACCCCCAGCGCTACCTGCTCATCTACGGAACCCCGGTTCCCGGATATCACGCACCCGAGGACATCACCGGCATCTCCTCGGAGATCATGACCACGCTGCTCGATGCGTGCGCGGCGCTCGCCACGGACACCCAGGAGACGCCGTTCAGCGCTCACTTGGAGAGCCATCGGCAATGGGCCGCCGGCCACCCCGCTCCGTCCGCAGCACTCCATCGGGCACTTGTCTTCTGGACCCGGCTGCACGGTCTGCTGTCGCTGGAACTGGCGGGCCACTTCGGCGGGATGGGCTTCGACCCGGCCCTCTTCTACGCGGCCGAACTGGAAGAGCTCCTGGCATCCCGGGTCTGACGACGGTGTGGGACCGGGGTGGACGGGCGGGCTTGCAGGGTCCGTGACGCCGCCGGTCAGGGGAGAAAGGAGCTCGGCCACACCGGCAGGGGGCGACGACGGTGTGGGAGACCCCAATGCTCCCATCGGCCCGTTGCCTTGGGCGCAGAAGCGGCTGAGTGCGCAGGCGTCACAGGGGTGCGTCGGCGCGAGACACGGCGACGAAGGCAGCTTCGGTGTCGGCGACCGCCAGATCCGCATTGATGTGGGCGCCGGCCAGAGCGCCGGCCGCGGCGGATGCGCCGACCTGTGCGGTTGGATCGGTGACGTTGCCGGCAACCCACACTCCAGGTACCTCCGTGGTGCCGGCCGTGCCGGAGGCGAAACGTCGGCCCATCCCGCCCGGAACGTCCTCCAGCGGAAGTCCCAGTCCGTCCAGGCCCTCGGTGCGTGCCTGCATCTTGGTAGCGACGGCGAGGACCCGGCGGGACACGAAACGCCCGTCGGTCAGGCGTACGCCCGCGATGTCGCCCTCCTCGTCGGCCATGACCTCCGCCACTGGAGTGTCATCGATGCGGATGTTCCGGGCGGCGAAGCGCCCGCGGGTGGGCTCGTCGAGTTCGGTGCCATGGGTGAAGTAGACGAGGTCGTCGGTCAACTGCCGGAACAGCAGGGCATGGTGAACCGAGGCCGCATTCACGGCCAGGACGCCGATGGGTTCGTCGCGCACCTCCCAGCCGTGGCAGTAGGGGCAGTGCACCACGCCGTGCCCCCAGTGCTCGGCGAGCCCGCGGACATCGGGCAGGACGTCACGCAGTCCGGTGGCGATGAGCAGGCGGCGCGCGGTCACAGTCCTGCCGTCGGTGAGGGTAACGGTGAAGCGTGGGTCTCCCGCCGTGGTGGAGGCGGCTCGGGCCACAGAGTTCACTTCGCCGTTCACGACCAGGCCGCCATAGCCGCGGACCTCTTCGCGCCCCCTGTGCAGTAGTTCGGCTGGTGGGATGCCGTCCAGGCCGAGGAGCCCGTGTACGCCGTCGGCGGGTGCGTTGCGTGGGGTGCCGCTGTCGATCACCACGACCGAGCGGCGGGAGCGGCCGAGCATCAGCGCGCCGTTCAACCCTGCGGCGCCCCCGCCGATCACCACGGCGTCGACGGTCTCACTCGGCAGCTTGTCACTTGCGGCTGGGGTCGTGGTCACGGTCATGGAGTCGCCCTCTCTTCGTGTCTGGTCCGCATGGGCTGTTCGTGTCCTGGTTCGCATGGGCCTCGGTCGTTCCGGAGGCTGCGATGGCGACGATAGGCCGGCTTGGCGTTTGGGGCATAGAATGTTGCCTATGACGCAAGACAATGGCGAGCTGGAGAGCCTCGTGCGCAAGCGGATCCGAGCCCTGCGGGTGGCGCAGGGCTGGTCCCTCGCGGACCTGGCAACCCGGGCGAACGTCAGCCAGTCCACACTCAGCCGCATCGAGAACGGTCAGCGCCGACTGGCTCTGGACCAGTTGGTCACCCTGGCCCGGGCGCTGGACACCTCCCTGGATCAGCTCGTCGAAACCGCCACCGATGACATCGTCACCAACCCGACGATCGATGCAGCTCATGGACTCATGCGCTGGCCCATCAAGGCCGAACCCGGTCTGAGCGTCGTTCGCCAGCGCATGACGAGCCCTCCGCCCGACAGCCCCGCACGGCTGCGGGCCCATCCGGGCCGTGAATGGCTCGTCGTCCTGTCCGGCACCGCGGTCCTGCTGCTGGGCAACCGACGGATTCGCGTGGAGACGAACCAGGCGGCGGAGTTCCCCACGATGCTGCCCCATGCCATCGGTGCCGAGGGCGGCCCCTGCGAGATCCTGGGCATCTTCGACCGCGACGCCCGCCGCGGCCATCAGCGCGGTGACGACGGCTGAGACGGCCGCCGCCGCGTCATCGACCGGCCCGACCACTTCCGCATGCGCTCCGCACGACGGTGACGAGGCATCCCCACGCTCTGTGCGCAGAGCATCGGCGCTCAGGGGCATCGGCTTGCGCGTTCGGCAGCGAATGATGTCATCGTCTTGCGCACACCGGGAACCATGGTGCCGCGATGGCCTGACGCTCTTAGCGTGGATCACATGACACACCCCTCCTCGCACGCGGCACACGCTCACCCCGGCGCTCACCACACCCACACCCCTGACTCCCACGATCAGGTGGAGCTCCTCGATCTGGATGCCGAGGTGCTCGCCGAGCACACGGATTCCATCACCGCCTGGCTGCCCCTCAAGAGCGCGCCGCGCCACATCCTCGACCTGGGATGCGGCACCGGGGCCGGTACCTTCGCCCTGCTCGCGCGCTTCCCCGAAGCACAGGTGACCGCCGTCGACGTATCGGCCAGCCATCTGCACCGGCTACGGGCGAAGGCCGAGGAACTCGGTGTGGCCGACAGGGTGCGCACCGTGCTGGCCGATCTCGACGCGGACTGGCCCGCGTTGGGCCGACCCGATCTGGTGTGGGGATCGGCGTCGGTGCACCACATGGCCGACCCCGACCGAGCCCTCAGCAAGGTCTATGACCTGCTCTCTCCGGGCGGTCTGTTCGCCGTCGTCGAACTGGCCGGCTTCCCACGCTTCCTGCCCGACGACGCTCCGCAGGAGCGGCCCGGCCTCGAAGACCGCTGCCATGCGGCCCTTGAGCACCACCACGCCGAGCACGTGCCGCACCGTGGTGCCGACTGGGGTCCGAGACTGACCGCCGCCGGGTTCACCGTCGAGGGCGAACGCTCGATCACCGTGCACATCGAAGGCTCCGACGACCAGTCAGTCGGCCAGTACGCACTGAGCAGCCTGAAGCGCCTGCGCGCCGGCGACGCCGACACTCTGGCCGCTGAGGA
Coding sequences within:
- a CDS encoding NAD(P)/FAD-dependent oxidoreductase, with product MTVTTTPAASDKLPSETVDAVVIGGGAAGLNGALMLGRSRRSVVVIDSGTPRNAPADGVHGLLGLDGIPPAELLHRGREEVRGYGGLVVNGEVNSVARAASTTAGDPRFTVTLTDGRTVTARRLLIATGLRDVLPDVRGLAEHWGHGVVHCPYCHGWEVRDEPIGVLAVNAASVHHALLFRQLTDDLVYFTHGTELDEPTRGRFAARNIRIDDTPVAEVMADEEGDIAGVRLTDGRFVSRRVLAVATKMQARTEGLDGLGLPLEDVPGGMGRRFASGTAGTTEVPGVWVAGNVTDPTAQVGASAAAGALAGAHINADLAVADTEAAFVAVSRADAPL
- a CDS encoding SRPBCC family protein — encoded protein: MPGIRNTGIRAALFTVPLVIGLLGAAVTPAGATPPHPVKPLTCRGEGVDPDALVRHRTETVIHAPLRTIWKLQTDVERWPSWQAPVTRVDRLDHGPLREGSAFRWTTPVPPNPVTPATSLDITSTVEQLKRNSCIRWTGPAIGEGLHIDGIHVWTFTKVKGGVRVSTEETHTGPQVDANVPFATEVLGQGLEAWLRDLKTTAEAQAARSH
- a CDS encoding TetR/AcrR family transcriptional regulator, with the translated sequence MQETGAATPRERYRAQVRAEIKEHAWEQIATAGASALSLNAIAKRMGVSGPALYRYFASRDDLITELIREAYRSLAETLRSATAEGADLAELAHVLRRWALEDPQRYLLIYGTPVPGYHAPEDITGISSEIMTTLLDACAALATDTQETPFSAHLESHRQWAAGHPAPSAALHRALVFWTRLHGLLSLELAGHFGGMGFDPALFYAAELEELLASRV
- a CDS encoding tellurite resistance TerB family protein, which gives rise to MAMWDRIKDQAKGLQQAQGTRSSSGHGRPAAGASGGSKAQLVGLLKSQLGSLKTELKSGSYRDASMAMCALVAAADGSVDPAERQHVESLILQNDVLQNFPPEQLRQRFNKHVDQLMFNFPQGKAEAMQEIAKAAKKPMEAKAVVQTGFVVAGADGYIAPAEAQILREACMALGVSPQEFGL
- a CDS encoding DUF7507 domain-containing protein, whose translation is MAVVTVPTATTARATPSSAAAVVRALPGTPGVPQDPVEVFLEDFENGTGPTPILLDEYVGAPPVNATYTADPNWLDPTQCNGIILTESGEDQPDCESASSVAMLDLRDMAGVLGQVGGSADPTVNHAVSAWTAGSPGADLTEFATVDPIPLVTDSRFITFSVDVAAINCFASGPQLEFYLTGSGPDVPTFTSPIDPCTDPRAQTYDAGDKDVEAGSFASDGSVLFTGTSVGIKMVNANGGGGGNDHAFDNISILDVTPQLDKEFNPSTVSENAVSQLTFTVTNTSDLAAKDGFAFTDTLPAGVVVAASPNASTTCGDGTVTAGAGTSTVMLANANLETGAASCTMTVDVTAANEGVYTNTPGDLSLTGLDAPAAATLTVTAPGPSLVKAAAEASFSSGQQLHYAYRVTNHADEPLTDVTVTDNGPGSPTVTCPTGPLAPGASVTCNALYTATAADAATGTITNTATVTGTTEAGTRLSGTSNTVVVPLRSLAVQKAVFEPAFTAAGETLHYVYRVTNTGRTQLPQVTVTDDGPGTPDVMCPTIVLAPGATLRCTATHITTAADVQAGQVVNTATASGADRQGQTARATSGTVTVPYRPFLVDLGVEKTGPATAGSGERVTYTLTVTNHGPAASTGWTLSDPLPDSLRGVTTDSPGCAIGSATLTCTGAALADGDSVTVQFSGTIAADVTTVTNTATVTGREPDPNPANNTSTATTDVPSVEIIKKQKGPSAVKAGATVNYTVTVRNTGAAPVSASFSDDLSRLLDDAQYNDDATATIGAVDYSEPILTWEGTLAAGESATITFSITTDRRTFGDLRLDNTVVSTTLGNNCPVKSADIRCTTHGTVITKDKD
- a CDS encoding XRE family transcriptional regulator, giving the protein MTQDNGELESLVRKRIRALRVAQGWSLADLATRANVSQSTLSRIENGQRRLALDQLVTLARALDTSLDQLVETATDDIVTNPTIDAAHGLMRWPIKAEPGLSVVRQRMTSPPPDSPARLRAHPGREWLVVLSGTAVLLLGNRRIRVETNQAAEFPTMLPHAIGAEGGPCEILGIFDRDARRGHQRGDDG
- a CDS encoding class I SAM-dependent methyltransferase: MTHPSSHAAHAHPGAHHTHTPDSHDQVELLDLDAEVLAEHTDSITAWLPLKSAPRHILDLGCGTGAGTFALLARFPEAQVTAVDVSASHLHRLRAKAEELGVADRVRTVLADLDADWPALGRPDLVWGSASVHHMADPDRALSKVYDLLSPGGLFAVVELAGFPRFLPDDAPQERPGLEDRCHAALEHHHAEHVPHRGADWGPRLTAAGFTVEGERSITVHIEGSDDQSVGQYALSSLKRLRAGDADTLAAEDLSALDRLLDTDSPQSILRRRDLAVRTERTVWAARRA